Within the Deltaproteobacteria bacterium genome, the region GCCCTCCGGCACGTCGTCGATGTAGCGGCCGTAGTCGTCCACCGGGTTGTAGATCTCGAGCCCGGCGGCCAGGCCGAGCTGGTAGTCCTCGACGCCGTGCCCCGGCGCGGTGTGGACCAGGCCGGTGCCGGCCTCGAGGGTGACGTGATCCGCCGGCAGCACCGGCCGCTCGCGCTGGTCCTCGAAGAGGGGGTGGGCGTAGGTGAGCTTCGAGAGCGTCTCGGCGTCGAGGTGCGCCAGCACCTTCGCCGGATCCTTCAGGGCGGCCACCGGGTCCTCGAGCAGGCCCTCGGTCGCCTTCGAGACGTCCTGGAGCTTGAGCTCGTCGGGCGCCACCTCGGAGAGGAAGGCGTGGAGGAGGGGCTTGGCCACGATGCAGGCCCGCCCCTTCAGCTCGTAGGCCACGTACTCGAACTCGGGGTGGATCGCGATGGCGAGGTTCGCCGGCAGGGTCCAGGGGGTGGTGGTCCAGATCACCAGCGAGGACTTGCGCCCCTGGATCCCCTCGGGGAGGTGCTCGGTCCCCTTGGCGACGTCGAAGGCGACGTAGATCGAGGGCGAGGTGTGTTCTTCGTACTCGACCTCGGCCTCGGCCAGGGCGGTCACGCAGCGGATGCACCAGTAGACCGGCTTCTTGCCCTTGTAGAGGCCGCCGGCGCCGGCGAAGCGGGCCAGCTCCCGGACGATCCGGGCCTCGTAGCCGTGGTCCATCGTCAGGTAGGGGCGCTCCCAGGCGCCCAGCACGCCCAGGCGCTGGAACTCGGTGGACTGGATGCCCACCCACTTCTCGGCGTAGGCGCGGCACGCCTGGCGGAACTCGACGGCGTTCATCTCGCGCTTCTTGCCGCCGAGCTGCTTGTCCACCTGCAGCTCGATGGGCAGGCCGTGGCAGTCCCAGCCCGGGACGTAGGGGGCCCGGAAGCCCGCCATCGCCCGCGACTTCACCACGATGTCCTTCAGGACCTTGTTGAGGACGTGGCCCTGGTGGATGTGGTTGTTGGCGTAGGGAGGGCCGTCGTGGAGGAGGAAGGTGGGGTCCTCCCGGTGGACCTCCTGGAGCTGGGCGTAGATCCCCTGCTCCTCCCAGAAGGCGACCCGGTCGGGCTCGCGCTCGGGCAGGTTCGCCCGCATGGGGAAGTCGGTCTTGGGGAGATGGATCGTGGTCTTGTAGTCCTGCTCGGCCATGGGAGGGGTGGCATATCACGCCCGGACCGGACCGGAGAACCTCCCGACCGTCAGCCCCCCTCCCGCAGCAGCTCCTCGCGCAGCCTGCGCCCCTCCTTGTTGTTCGGATCCAGGGTCAGGGCGCGCTGCAGGTGCTCGAGGGCCTCGTCGCGCTGGCCCTCGTCGTGGTCGATCTGGGCCAGGAAGAGGTAGCCCTCGACCAGGACCGGCATCATCTCCAGGGCCTTCACGATGCGCTGGCGCCCCTGGCGGATCATGGCGGCGTCCGAGCGCTCCTGGCCGGAGAGGTAGCCCGCCCAGCCGGCGTAGAGGAGGTAGATCGGCTCGTCGGTGTTGCGGCGGCCGGCCTCGACGAACTGCTTGAGGGCGGGATCGGGCTTGCCCTCCTCGAGGAGCTCCCGGCCCCAGCGGTAGCGCAGATCGGCGTGGAGGACCCCCGAGCGGCGGGCGAGCTTCTCCAGCTCCTGCTTGCGCGCCTCCCGGGCCCGGGCCATCCCCTCCTCGGAGCGGACGGCCTCGTAGGCGGTGGTGATCCGGCGGTAGAGCTCGCCGGCCATCCGTCGCACCTCCTCGCTCGGGAAGTCGGCGAAGCGCTCGGGGGCGAAGCGCGAGAGGCCGGCCTCGTAGGCGCGGGCCAGCTCGGCGGCGTCGGCGGAGGGCTCGACCTGCAGGATGTAGAAGGGGTCCACCGCCGGCAGGCTGGTGTAGAGTTCGAGGACCTCGTCCCGCAGCCGGGCCTGCTCCTCGCCGATGACCGGGGCGATCCCGCCCTCGACCAGCGTGCCCCAGTCGGCGAAGACCGCGGCCTCCATCTCGCCGATGACCGCGTCGCTGGCCCGGGGAGAGGGGGCCACCTCGGCGGCCGGCGTGCTCGAGAAGGTCAGGAGCTCCCCGCGGGTCAGGGCGAGGAGGAGCTGGGCGATCATCAGCTCGTCCAGCCCCGAGGCGAGGCGCAGCTCGGCCACGGTCCGCTGCCCGGTGATGGCCGCGAGGAGGGCCCGCCCGCCCGGGATCGTCGCCAGGGCGCCGGTGTGGCGATCGAAGTGGGGGCCGGGGAGGGCGTAGTCCTCCTGGTGGGCGTCCAGGAAGTGGAGGAACTCCTGGGGGGCGGTGAAGAGCCTCACCGCGTCGGCGATCAGCCAGAGGGGCTGCATCTCGACGGTGAGCACCGAGCGCAGGGCTGAGGTCAGCGCCCGGAACTCGAAGCGCCCCTCGTTCCAGGCAAAGGCGTTCACCACCTTGCGCCGCACGTGGGCCGAGAGGGCCACCGCCAGCTGATCCCGGGTCACGGCCCCCTGGGCGACCAGGGCCTCCCCCTGCTGGATGCCGTCGGAGATCATCTGCTCCACCGACCGGGCCAGCGCGCCGGAGGTGATCACCCGCTGGCGGAAGAGGTACTCGCCGAGGGTCTCCGAGAGGAGGTTGGAGGTGCAGAAGACCGGCCGGCCGTGGCGGAGGTGGATGGTCTTCTCGAGCCGCCCGGCCTCGAGGCGCAGGCTGCCGGTGAAGCCGGCGGCGGCGGCGGTCATCAGCAGTCCGCCGAGGCCGTGCTCGGCCAGGGAGCCCTGCCGGTAGCCCTCGGGCAGGCGGGAGAGGAGGACCTCGGTGGGGGAGCGGATCGCGTCCGGGTCGGCGGCGCGCGCCGGCGTCGGCGCCGGAGGGATCGGCGCGCCCGGGAGGGGCACCGGCGCCTCGGGGGGCTCGTCGGGCGCGTCGAGATCGAAGTCGGAGGGGCCGTCGAGGTCGAAGTCGACCGGCGCCGGACCGGCCGGCGGGGGCGGCTCCTCTCGCTCGGAGAGGTGGTCGAGGTCGTACTTCCAGGCCACCTCGGGCGCGGCGACGGAGACCTCCTGCACCGGCGGCGCCTGCCGCTCGCGCGCCTCGACCAGGGCCGCCACCCGCTCGAGGAGCTCGGTGGCGGCGAAGGGCAGGTGGAGCACCAGGTCCCAGGCCGTCAGCTCGAAGCTCCGCTCGTCGGTGGCCTGCACCAGGTAGAGGCAGGGCACCGGCTCCCCGTGGCGGGCGCCCCGGGCGTGGGCGGCCACCTCCGGTCCCCGGACGTGGGCCAGATCGAGCACCGTGACCACGATCTCCGGAGGATCCTGATCGACCAGCTCCACGGCCTTGCTGCCGTCCACCGCGCTGGTGACCCGGTAGCCCTCCTCGATCAGGACCTTCTTGGCGGCGACCTGCACCCGGGGCGAGGCGGCGGCGAGAAGGATTCGGATGTCCCCTGGGTCGGTGCTCATGGTATGGCCGCGGACGACCTACAACCTAGCACGGAGGGTAACAATGGCACTTCTTCAGGATCGTGTGGCCGTGGTGACCGGGGCGGGCAGGGGCATCGGGCGGAGCATCGCCGAGCTCTTCGTGAAGGAGGGGGCGAAGGTCGTCATCAACGACGTCGACGAGGAGCCGGCCCAGGCGGCGAAGGCCGCCTGCGAGGCCATCGCTCCGGGCTCGGCGGCCATCAGCCTCGGCAGCGTCGCCGACGCCGCCTACACCGATCAGCTGATGAAGAGCGCGGTGGACACCTTCGGGGCCCTCGACATCCTGGTGAACAACGCCGGCATCACCCGGGACCGGATGAGCCACAAGATGGACGACGAGCAGTGGGACTTCGTCATCGCCGTGAACCTCACCGGCACCTTCAACTGCATCCGCTCGGCGGCGCCCTACATGCGCGACGTCGCCAAGGCCGAGATGGACGAGCACGGCGAGGTGCTCAAGGTCCGCAAGATCGTGAACTTCTACTCGACGGCCGCGATCCGCGGGAACCCGGGCCAGGCCAACTACACCGCCGCCAAGATGGGGAACATCGGCCTGACCCGCACCATCGCCCAGGAGTGGGGTCAGTTCCGGGTCTGCGTGAACGCGGTGGCCCCGGGCTTCACCGAGACCCGCCTGACCAAGTCCAAGGAGGCGGGCGACGTCCTCGGCGTCCCCGAGGCCCAGCGCCAGGCGATGCTCCAGCGCATCCCCTTCCGGCGCTTCGGCCAGCCCGAGGACGTGGCGGGCGCGGTGCTCTACTTCGCCTCGCCGCTCTCGGACTACGTCACCGGGCAGCAGATCAACGTCTCCGGCGGCATGCAGATACCTTGATTACGGGGGACGCTGCCGCAGGGTTGGCGGGGGCGTAAACGATAGGGCGCGACCCGCGCTCCGTCCGCCCGAATTTCGGCCTTTGTGGGGTCGATAGAAGGCTTTTGCGTTTTCCGGTCTGGTGCTAACTAGCGGCCTCCCCTTGGATTCCCCTTCAGGAGGCGCACCGATGGCAAATCAGCCGGGTTCTCTCACCTCCGTAGGCAAGAAGATCCTCATCGCCCTCACCGGGATGGGTCTGATGCTGTTCCTCGCAGGACACGTGTCGGGCAACCTCCTGATCTTCGTCGGCGACGAGACCTTCAACAACTACGGTCACACCCTCGTCTCGAACCCCTTCATCTACGTGATCGAGTTCGGGATGCTGGCGATCTTCCTCTTCCACCTGTTCACGGCGCTCGCGAACTGGATGAACAACCGGGACGCCCGGGGGAAGACTCGCTACTACTCTCCGGCCTGGGCGACGGGCGGCAAGAGCCGCAAGTCCTTCGCCTCGACCTCCATGATCCTCACCGGGGCGGTGCTGATCGTCTTCGTGATCCTCCACGTCGGCACCATGAAGTTCGGCTGGGGCTACACGATCACCGAGACCCCCGAGGGCATCCGCGACCTGGCCACCCAGATGCGGGCCGCCTTCTCGAGCCCCCTCGTCGTCCTCGCCTACGAGGTCGTGATGGTCCTGGTGGGCATGCACCTCTGGCATGGCTTCTCCAGCGCCTTCCAGTCGCTGGGCGTGAGCCACCCGAAGCTGGAGAAGGTGCTGCAGCCGGCGGGCTGGCTCTTCGCCATCTTCGTCGGTGGTGGCTTCCTCGCCATCCCCTTCGCCCTCTACCTGAACCTCTTTTAGAAAGCGCGATCAGCCATGCAACTCGATGGAAAGTGCCCCGATGGCCCGATGGCGACTCGCTGGAGCCGCTACAAGCAGTCCCTGAAGCTCGTCGCGCCCGCCAACCGGCGCAAGTACGAGGTCCTGGTGATCGGCACCGGCCTGGCCGGCGCATCGGCCGCCGCGACCCTGGCCGAGCAGGGCTACCACGTTACCGCGCTGACGATCCTCGACAGCCCCCGGCGGGCCCACAGCATCGCCGCCCAGGGCGGGATCAACGCCGCGAAGAACTACCAGAACGACAACGACTCGGTGTACCGGCTCTTCTACGACACCGTGAAGGGCGGCGATTACCGGGCGCGTGAGGCGAACGTCCACCGCCTGGCCGAGGTCAGCGCGAACATCATCGACCAGGCGGTCGCCCAGGGCGTGCCCTTCGCCCGGGAGTACGGCGGCACCCTGGCCAACCGCTCCTTCGGCGGCGTGCAGGTCTCCCGCACCTTCTACGCGCGGGGTCAGACCGGCCAGCAGCTCCTGCTGGGCGCCTACTCCTCGATGATGCGGATGGTGGGCACCGGCAAGGTGACCCTCAAGTGCCGCCGCGAGATGCTCGACCTCGTCGTCGCCGACGGCAAGGCCCGGGGCGTCATCGCCCGCAACCTCGTCACCGGTGAGCTCGAGCGCTACGTCGCCGACGCGGTGCTGCTCTGCACCGGCGGCTACGGCAACGTCTTCTACCTGTCGACGAACGCCAAGAACTGCAACGCCACCGCGGCCTGGCGCAGCTACAAGCGCGGCGCCTACATGGCCAACCCCTGCTACACGCAGATCCACCCCACCTGCATCCCGCAGGCGGGCGATCACCAGTCGAAGCTCACCCTGATGAGCGAGTCGCTGCGCAACGACGGCCGGGTGTGGGTGCCGAAGAAGGCGGGCGACAAGCGCCCGGCCACCGAGATCCCCGAGGAGGAGCGCGACTACTACCTCGAGCGCCGCTACCCGGGCTTCGCCAACCTCGTGCCTCGTGACGTGGCCTCCCGCGCCGCGAAGACCGAGTGCGACGCCGACAAGGGCGTGGGCGCCACCGGCCGGGCCGTCTACCTCGACTTCGAGGAGGCCATCGGCCGCCTCGGCGAGGACGTCGTGCGCGATCGCTACGGCAACCTCTTCGACATGTACGAGCGGATCACCGCCGAGAACCCCTACAAGACGCCGATGCGGATCTACCCCGCCTCCCACTACACGATGGGCGGCCTCTGGGTGGACTACGACCTGCAGAGCACCATCCCCGGGCTCTTCGTCCTCGGCGAGGCGAACTTCTCGGACCACGGCGCGAACCGCCTCGGCGCGAGCGCCCTGATGCAGGGGGTGGCCGACGGCTACTTCGTCATCCCCTACACCCTCCCGCACTACCTGGCCCAGCAGAAGGCGGGCGGGATGGACGACGCCCACCCGGCCTTCGAGGAGGCCGAGGGCGACGTGCGCGAGAACGTCGAGAAGCTGCTCTCGATCCAGGGCCAGACCACCGTCCTCGAGCTCCACCGGGATCTGGGCAAGATCATGTGGAACAAGGTCGGCATGTCCCGGAACGCGGAGGGGCTCACCGAGGCCATCTCCGAGATCCAGGACATCAAGAAGACCTTCTGGAGCGACGTGCGGGTCCCCGGCACGAAGGGTGAGTTCAACAAGGAGCTCGAGTTCGCCGGCCGGGTCGCCGACTACATCGAGGTCGGTGAGCTGCTCGCCCGCGACGCCCTGGCCCGCGAGGAGTCGTGCGGCGCCCACTTCCGCGAGGAGCACCAGACGGAAGACGGCGAGGCCAAGCGCGACGACGAGAACTTCATGTACACCGCCGCCTGGGAGTTCAAGGGCGACGGAGTCGAGCCGGCCCTCCACAAGGAGACGCTGACCTTCGACGAGTGCAAGCCCACCCAGCGCAGCTACAAGTAGGCGAGGACGACATCATGGAGACCACGATGAACCTGAAGCTTCTCGTCTGGCGCCAGCCGGGGCCCGACGCCCCGGGCAAGATGGAGGAGTACGACGCGAAGGAGATCTCTTCGGACTGCTCCTTCCTCGAGATGCTGGACCTCGTGAACGAGGACCTGATCAAGGCTGGCAAGCAGCCCATCGTCTTCGACAACGACTGTCGCGAGGGCATCTGCGGGTGCTGCGGCATGATGGTCGACGGCGTGGCCCACGGCCCGGATCACGGCATCACCATCTGCCAGCTGCACATGCGGCACTTCCACGACGGCGCGACGATCGTCATCGAGCCCTTCCGCTCGCGGGCCTTCGCCGTGATCAAGGACCTCGTCGTCGACCGGACGGCCTTCGACATGATCCAGGCCGCCGGCGGCTACGTGTCCTTCCAGACCGGCTCCGCCCAGGACGCCAACGCGATCCTGGTGCCGAAGGAGAAGGCGGACCTCGCGATGGACGCCGCCGCCTGCATCGGCTGCGGCGCCTGCGTCGCCCAGTGCAAGAACGCCTCGGCGCTCCTCTTCACCTCGGCCAAGGTCTCGCAGTTCGCCCTGCTTCCCCAGGGCGATCCCGAGCGCAAGGCCCGGGTGAAGAACATGCTGGCCGCCCACGACGCCGCGGGCTTCGGCTCCTGCAGCAACGAGGGTGAGTGCGAGGCGGTCTGCCCGAAGGAGATCTCGATCTCCAACATCGCGCGCCTCAACCGCGAGCTCATCCGCTCGAACTTCTAGGGCTGGGTGATTCCCCCGCTTCCCGCCGGGGCGATTCGATGGGGTTCGTTTATTTGCGAACCCCTGTCTCACTCATGGCCTGATAGGGCCACCGTAGAAGACGAAGACGGTCGAATTCATGACGAGAGGGTGCGTTGCACCGACACCGCTGATGAGGCCACCTCACCGTGAGGGCATTCGAGGGCCTCGGCGACTGGTGTGAAGCCGAGGGCGCCGATCAGAACTGCCAGAAGAAGCGAGAGTCGTCGGGGGGGGGGCAAATGCCATGCCATGACCTTTCCTCGTGCTGGGTGGGAGCGATCGACCAGGCGCAGTAGCCGGGTCGAAGAAAGGCAAGGCGTGGGTCCCCCCGACGTGCAGAAAGAGTCTAGGAGATCGAGATCGGCCTCGTCAAAGCGGACCTAGGCGAGCAGGGTAACCGCGGCCCGGGCGATCACCTCGGGCTCGCTCATCCGGCCGACGGCGCTGTAGCCCTCGGCGAGCTCGCCCTCCTCGGGGCCGACGAGGGTCGCGCCGCGCTCCTTCAGGAGCGCGAGGTTCGCCACGGTGGCCGGGTGCGCCCACATCGCGTCGTTCATGGCCGGCGCCACCAGCACCGGGGCCCGGGTGGCCAGCGCCATCGTCGAGGCCGCGTCGTCGGCCAGGCCGTGGGCCATCTTGGCCAGGAAGTTGGCCGTCGCCGGGGCGACGAGGAGCAGGTCGGCCCACTGGCCCCAGCTCACGTGATCGATCCCCTGCTCGTCGGCGGCGAAGAGGTCGAGGAGCACCGGGGAGCCGGAGGCCGCCTCCAGGCTGGCCGCGCCGATGAAGTGGGTGGCGTTGTGGGTCATGGCGCAGCGCACCTCGGCGCCGCCGGCCCGCAGGGCGCCGACCAGCCCCGGGGTCTTGTAGGCGGCGATGCCGCCGGTGACGATCAGCAGGATCTTCTTCTCGCCCTCGGCCATGGCCCCTTCTACTCCTTTTCGCGCCGGGAGGCGTAGGCCTCGACCTCGGCGAGGAAGGCCCGGCAGGCGGCGGCGCCCGGAAGATCGGTGTCCTCCCGCACGGGCAGGCCGGGGTGCGTCGCCAGGAGGACCTCGGCGAAGAGGCCCGTGCCGTCCCGCAAGGGCTCGCTCTCCCGGCGCTCCCGGCGCCAGCAGCTGCCCACGCCGCAGCTCGGGGAGCGGGACTGGAGCACGAAGCCGTGGAGCTCTCCCACCCCCAGCAGCCACCCCCGGGCGAAGGTGCGCAGCCGCTCTCCGAAGGTGCGGCCGCTCTCCTCGCCGAGGACCTCGGGGGCCTCCCGGGGGCCCACGAGGAGGATCTTCTCCCGGGGGACGGGCAGCCCGATCTCGACCTCGGGGCAGACCGGGATCAGGACGCAGCGGGCGCCGAGGATCTCCTCGAGGAGGCGAAGCTCGGCGCTGCCCCCGTCGTAGCGGCAGGCGGCGCCGAGGAGGCAGTGGGAGACCCCGACCCTGAGACGATCCGCGCTCTTCATCATCACCCTCGAGGAGAAGAGGGTAGACGCGAAGCCCGCCGCCTTGCCAGCCGGCCGGGATGCGGGCTAATCGAACTCCTCGTGGCCGTCGTCGACGCGCAGAGGGGCGCACTGCAGCTCTCCCGCTATGAGGCGGTGAAGCTCGCCTTCCACCGCTGGCTCCACCGGCCCACGACCGACCTGCTGGTGGCGGTGCTGATCCTGGTCTCGGTGGTGCTCATCGTCCTGGAGACCGTGGAGGGGCGCGACAGCCCCCTGCGGGTCACCCTCGAGGAGCTCTCCGACCTCATCACCTGGGCCTTCATCGTCGAGCTCTCCCTGCGCTTCTGGGTCGCGCCGAAGAAGTCGGTCTACTTCCGGCGCTACTGGATCGACCTCCTCTCGGTCCTGCCGGTCATCCGGCCCCTGCGCCTCTTGCGGGTGCTGCGCCTGCTGCGCCTCTTCCGGCTCGGCCTGATCCTCAACCGCCGCTTCTCGCTCCTGCGCGGCGCCATCTCCGGGGCCACCACCGAGCTGATGCTCCTCGGGACGGTCACGACGGTGCTGGTCCTGGCCGGCGCGATCACCCTCTATCTGGCCGAGCGGACGGTGGGGACGGGCTTCGCGAGCCTGCCCCAGGCCACCTGGTTCTCGATCTACTCCCTCATCGCCGGCGAGCCGGTGGGCGGTGAGCCGGTCACCCTGCTGGGCCGCGTGATCACCCTGACCCTGATGCTCGGCGGGCTGACGGTCTTCGGCATGTTCGTCGGCACGATCTCGGCGACCATGGTCGGCCGGCTCTCCCAGCGCATGGAGGTGAACCCCATGGACGTGGACGATCTCTCCGGACACATCATCATCTGCGGCTGGAACCACGCCGGACCCCTCGTCGTCGAGGAGATGATGGTGGGGGAGGGGGCCGAGGACCTCCCGGTGGTGATCATCACCGAGGCCGAGGGCCTGCCCGAGGACCTCCCCCTCGACCGGCTGCGGCGCGAGCTGCTCTACCACGTCTCCGGGGACTACACCCGGGTGGAGGTCCTGGAGCAGGCCGCCGTCTCCCGGGCCTCCAAGGCCATCCTCCTCTCCGACAAGACCCAGCCCCGCTCGGACCAGGATCGGGATGCCCGCACGGTGCTGGCGGCGCTGACCGTCGAGCGCCTCTGCCCGGGGATCTTCACCTGCGCGGAGCTGCGCAGCCGGCAGAACGAGGGCCTGCTGCGCCGCTCCGGGGTCGAGGAGATCGTGATCGCCGACGAGTACAGCGGCTTCATCCTCGGCTCGGTGGGGCGCACCTCGGGGCTGGTGGCCACCTTCGACGAGATCCTCTCGGCGCGCTACGGCAACGCCTTCCACAAGGTGACGGTGGGGGAGGCGCAGGCCGGCCAGAGCATCGGTGACCTGCACCGCTCCCTGAAGAAGGAGCACGACGCGGTGCTCGTCTCCCTCGAGCGGATGGAGGCGGGCTCACCGAAGGTCACGGTGAACCCCCCCTCGGAGCTCGTGGTGAACGCGGGCGACGCCCTGGTGGTCATCGCCCGGCGCCCGGTGAAGCTCTAGCTAGCCTCGCAGCAGGTCGTTCCCCTCGCGCTGGAGCTCGAGGGTGCGCTGCACGTAGTCCCGCCCGCGATCGACCCACTCGCGGTCGACCTTCAGGGCGTCGGCGACCGCCAGGATGGCCTTGACCTCGGCCTCGTGGAGGTTGTTGTCGGCCAGGGCCACGCCCATCATCTCCAGGAGGAGGGAGTGCCGGGCCACCGGGGTGTCGAAGCGGTCGAGGAGGGCCTCGACGGCGTCCTGATCGTCGGCGGTCGCCGGCATCGTGTCGAGGGAGGTCTCGGCGAGCAGGGCCGAGATGAGCAGCTCCTCACGGGCGTCGTCCGCGCCATCGATCTTGGCGACGAACTGGATGATCGAGCAGAGCGCTTCCTGCTGCTCCTTGTTCAGAAGTCCGATGAACATGCGGCCTCTCCTCTGGCTGATGGGCGTTGGGTCTATTTCCGGTCGTAGCCGACCCGGTAGTAGGGCAGCTCCAGGGGGCCAAAGCTACAGTGATCCTCCTCGAAGGTCACCCCCGGAACCTTGTCGCCGATGGCCCGGTGGGCCTCCTCGGTGAGCAGGATCTCGTCGGCCCGGGCGATGTCCTCGCCGAGCTTGGAGGCGTAGTTCACCTCCCGGCCCCAGACGTCGTCGTCGCCGATCTTCAGGGTGGGACCGAAGCCGATGCCCACGCAGAGCTCGACCTTGTCCTCGGGGCGGGCGCCCTCGTTGTAGGCCTGGCAGGCGTGCTGGCAGGCGATGATGGCCTTCAGCGCCGTCTCGGGCTTGCGGAAGATGACGATCCACGAGTCGGCCTCCTCCTTGAGGATCAGGCCGCCGTGCTCGTCGACGATGGGCCGGCAGAGCACGCCCTTCTGATAGATGATCCCGAGGAAGTGGACGATTCCGAAATCACGGGTCGTCTTGGAAAAACCGACCAGGTCGGTGAAGACGATGGTCCACTCCTCCTCGAAGCGCTCCCGGATGGCCTCGTCGATGGCCTGGCGATCCTCTCCGGGGGTATTCCTGCGCTCGAGAAGCCGCTCGAGGGCTCGCTGCGATGCTCCAGACACTTGACTCTCCCTTCCAAAAGAGATTTGTCACTCAATTATCGATTGGGAACGGGGGGGAAAACCCGTACAGGAACATATAAAAAATGCCGAAAACCTATATCATCATCGACGGCCGGGGCCGGGCCACCCTCCACGACGAGCGCGAGGTGCGCAGGGAGATTACCACGCGCCTCGGCTCGGGCGAGAGCTACCAGCTCTTCGAGGCCCAGGCCCTCGAGGTCAAGATCGACTTCGGGGCGGCCAGCGGCCCGGCCCGGATCGGTGGTGGCAAGAAGCGCGGCCGCCCTGCCAGCCGGAAGAAGGGAGCCGCCCGGCGGGGCGGCACCAAGGCTGCGAAGCGGGCCGGCAAGAAGACCGGCAAGGTCGGCCGCCCCCGCCTCAACGTCGGGGACTGCACCCAGGAGGGCTGCAAGAACCCCTCGAAGACCCGGGGCCTCTGCTCGGCGCACTACCAGAAGCACCGCCGGCTGGTGCAGGAAGGCAAGACCGGCCTGATCTCCAGCGGGGTGACCCCGAAGAAGGCCGGCCGCCCGGCGAAGAAGAAGGCGGCCCCGAAGACCGCG harbors:
- a CDS encoding TerB family tellurite resistance protein, translating into MFIGLLNKEQQEALCSIIQFVAKIDGADDAREELLISALLAETSLDTMPATADDQDAVEALLDRFDTPVARHSLLLEMMGVALADNNLHEAEVKAILAVADALKVDREWVDRGRDYVQRTLELQREGNDLLRG
- a CDS encoding adenylate/guanylate cyclase domain-containing protein, translated to MSGASQRALERLLERRNTPGEDRQAIDEAIRERFEEEWTIVFTDLVGFSKTTRDFGIVHFLGIIYQKGVLCRPIVDEHGGLILKEEADSWIVIFRKPETALKAIIACQHACQAYNEGARPEDKVELCVGIGFGPTLKIGDDDVWGREVNYASKLGEDIARADEILLTEEAHRAIGDKVPGVTFEEDHCSFGPLELPYYRVGYDRK